GAAATCGGCTTCCATTGCAAGACTGTTTGCCTTTAATGCAGCACGGGGAATTTCAATCATTGAGCCATAGAGATAAGGAATCTTCTTCACTTTCATTTTTTCACAAGTCTGCTTGTACACCTCGTTCACTATTTCCCGTTGGTGACGCAATTCATGTTTACCACAAACTACGGGGATCATAATTTCCGGCATGGCTCTTTTGCCTTTGCGGATGAGCTCAACAGTTGCTTCAAAGATGGCTCGTATCTGCATCTCGGTAATTTCAGGATAACTGATTCCTAAACGTACACCACGGTGCCCCAGCATTGGGTTATTTTCATGCAACGCCAATACCCTTCTTTTCAATACACTCATTCGAATTCCCAGTTCTTTACTCAACTCCTGGAGTTTTTCTGCATCATGCGGAACAAATTCATGTAATGGCGGATCAAGCAAGCGAATGGTTACGGGGTGTCCATTCATGACAGCCAACGTGTCCTTAATATCTTTCTTCACAAACACGAACAATGCATTCAATGCTTCACGGCGTTCTTTTTCTGTTTTACTCACGATCATTTTACGTAACAGAAACAAAGGTTCTTCACTGCCTTCACCATAAAACATGTGTTCCGTGCGGAATAAACCAATACCTTCTGCACCAAATTTAAATGCAGTTGATGCATCTTCAGGTGTTTCAGCATTTGCACGCACGCCAATCTGTTTGGTTTTGTCAACCAGCTTCATCAGTTCTTTGTATGATTGATTTTTTTCGATGTCGATATCAACCAAAGCCATACTGCCTTCATATACCAACCCTTTTGTGCCGTTCAAACTGATCCAATCACCCTCTTTAATGATCACATCATTTTTGGCATGAAAGACTTTTGTGTTAGCATGAATTTCAATATCACCACAACCAACAATACAGCATTTACCCCATCCACGTGCAACAAGTGCAGCGTGCGATGTCATACCACCTTTTGTTGTAAGGATAGCTTGTGCTTTATGCATACCATCCACATCTTCCGGTGATGTTTCTTCACGAACCAAAATCACTTTCTCACCACGTGAAGCCCATTCAACTGCATCTTCAGATGTAAATACCACACGGCCTTTTGCGCCACCGGGGCCGGCTGGCAAACCTTTTGCAATAACAGGTTGTATCTGTTCCACTTTTGGATCCAGCATAGGCAATAACAACTCCACAAGTTGATTAGGACTTACACGAAGAATAGCTGTTCTTGCATCAATAAGTTTTGATTTATACATTTCCATTGCCATACGAACTGCAGCAATACCATTGCGTTTACCAACACGACACTGCAACATGTAAAGCTTACCGTTTTCAATTGTAAACTCAATATCCTGCATGTCTTTATAATGTTTCTCTAGTCGTTTTTGATAACCGTCTAATTCTTTATAAATAGAAGGCATCAGTTTTTCAAGTGTGGTAAAATGTTCGCTTTGTGCGTTTTTTGAATATTCATTAACAGGCGCTGGCGTTCTGATACCGGCAACCACGTCTTCACCTTGCGCATTCACTAAATATTCACCATAAAATTTGTCCTCACCATTACCGGGGTTGCGGGTAAATGCAACACCTGTTGCACTAGATTCGCCCATATTACCAAACACCATTGCCTGCACGTTTACAGCAGTACCCCATTCATCAGGAATTTTTTCAATTCGGCGATATTCAATGGCACGTTTGCCCATCCAGCTGCTGAACACAGCACCAACACTACCCCATAATTGTTCATATGGATCTTCAGGGAAAGGTTTACCTAATACTTTTACAACAGTGGCTTTAAAGTCTTTCACCAGTTTTTTTAGTTCATCTACTGTAAGATCAGTATCGAACTTATATCCTTTTGTATGTTTTACTGTCTCTAATTTTTCATCTAGTACTTTACGGATTCCTTTACCACCTTTTGGTTCAACAGCACCAGCTTTTTCCATCACCACATCTGCATACATCATAATTAAACGTCGGTAGGCATCATATGCAAAACGTGCATCGCCATTTTGCTCAATAATTCCTTTGATGGTGTCCTCATTCAACCCAACATTCAATACCGTTTCCATCATACCCGGCATACTACGGCGTGCACCGGAACGAACCGAAACAAGTAATGGATTTTTAATATCGCCAAATTTCTTATCGGTGAGTTTTTCCATTTTACTCAATGCTTCCTGCACCTGTTGCTCCAAAACTTTCGGATATGTTTTTTTATTACCATAATAGTAAGTACATACTTCTGTTGTTACAGTAAAACCCGGAGGCACCGGTAAACGAAGATTTGGATGCCCGGCCATTTCAGCCAGGTTTGCCCCTTTACCACCTAACAGATTTTTCATTGATTCATTACCATCGGCCTTACCACCACCGAAGAAATAAACATACTTGATTGGTTTTTTTACAGTTGCCATGATTGAAGATTTTTGAATGACAGGAAGAATAGCGGAAGAAACTTGCTTTGCTCCTTATTTTATTTGCTTTATTTCGGAGGTAAAAGTAGAAGGGTGCAATTGGTGAAAGAATGACTGTTCGCAAGAAAAAAACTTACCACCGTCAGTTGCGGGGTAACAAATTGTTACTATAAACTGACTTCGGGCAGCCAGCTTTTTTTGCAGTTTTTGCAATCGAACAGTAATTGCAGGTTGTAAGCAATTAAAAACAACATCCTGCTTATTGACAATTCCATTTTAATTGCCTAGCTTTCACTTACTTTAAATTAATTGCTTTTTTGCTACGCAGTACTTCGGCAAAAACAAGATCATCTTAAGAGAATACCTAATTCAATCATTTTTGTAATTAATTCTTATTCTTCCGCACAGTGTGAAAGCAAATTTTAGTCTTCCCCTTTCCTTTTTTCACATCTAAAACCAGAACAAACATGAAAAGATTTCTTGTTGGAATGCTATCATTCCTTTTGCTTGCAGGCTGCAACAATCCTAAACCGGAAGAAGCTGCTGAAACTACTCCTGCTACAACCGAAACCAAAGCCCAACCTGCGGAATTTGCTGATGCCAAGTTTACCGAGATCGGTAAAAGCGGATTAGCCAGCCTGTCATCAGGCGATATTGACGCTTGGTCTTCCAATTGGGCCGATAATATTGTATGGCAATGGAACAATGGTGATAGTGTAGTTGGAAAAGCTGCGGTAGTAAACTATTGGAAAGACAGAAGAACAAACGCCATTGATTCCATCAGCTTCATGGACCAAATATGGCTACCAGTTAAAGTAAATCAACCACAGGCTAACGAAGAAGCAGGCATCTGGCTGTTAGGCTGGTATGGTGTTAATGCAAAATACAAAACAGGCAAACGCATGATTCAATACATTCATACTGTTCAACACTTTGATGCAAATGACAAGATCGATCGTGTTGTTCAATACCTCGACCGTGCGCCCATTAATGCAGCGATGGCTAAATAAGTTTTCTCATGCTTGATAGTTAGAGTCCGGAGGCTTGCTTCCGGGCTTTTTATTTTGCCCCTGTTAAAAAATGACAAGCGGAAACCGTTCTGTTTAATTAGTTGCTTTCTTTGGGCCACAAAAACAATCATCAACATGCATAAGGTTTTTCTTATAGGCACTTTATTGTTTACAACCGCTTCAACTGCCCAGCAAAAAATTGATTTCGAAACTTACAATCCACCTTCTACCCTGGTGGTGCCCCAGCACCCAATAACAAAATCGAAATTCCCTTTTATTGATGTTCACAATCACCAGTTTCAGATGACAACAATGGATCTGAACAAACTCACTGTTGAAATGGATAAACTCAACATGCGTGTGATGGTGAACCTGAGTGGTGGTAGTGGCGATAATATTACAAAAGCAGTTGAAAATGCAAAGACCAATAAACCCGGCCGCTTTATTGTATTTGCTAATGTTGATTTTAAAGGCGTGGGCGAACCCGGCTGGGGAGAAAAAGCTGCAAAGCAATTAGAAGAAGATGTAAAGAATGGTGCAAATGGATTGAAGATCTATAAAAGTCTTGGATTTAGTGTAAAAGATATTAATGGCAATCGTGTTACTGTTGATGATGCAAGACTTGATGCTGTTTGGAAAAAGGCAGGCGAATTAAAAATTCCGGTAATCATTCATACGGCCGATCCAAAATCGTTTTGGGACCCGCTAGATAATACCAATGAACGCTGGCTTGAGTTGATCATTAACCCAAACAGAAAACGTGGAGCAGATAATCCTGTGCCGTTTGAAACTTTGATTTCAGAACAACATAACCTTTTCAAAAAACATAAAAATACCACTTTCATCGCCGCACATTTTGGCTGGTACCCCAATGATCTCCAAAAGCTGAGTGGCATTCTTGATGCAATGCCGAATGTTGTTGTTGAATTTGGTGCAGTGATTGCTGAAATCGGGCGGCAACCAAAAATGGCGAAAGCATTCTTCACCAAATACCAGGATCGAATTCTGTTTGGCAAAGACAGTTGGGTTCCTTCTGAATATGCAACTTATTTCCGTGTGCTAGAAACGGAAGATGAATATTTCCCTTACCATAAAAAATATCATGCTTTTTGGCCAATGTATGGCATGGGTTTACCGGATGCTATTTTAAAGAAAGTGTATTATAAAAATGCACTCCGCATAATTCCGAATATTGATAAAAGTGGGTGGCCGGAGTAAGCGTTGAAGAGTTGCAAGATAAATTCAATAAGCAACCATCAATTTAATGAAAACAACTAAGAAAAATTT
The DNA window shown above is from Lacibacter sp. H375 and carries:
- the ppdK gene encoding pyruvate, phosphate dikinase, producing the protein MATVKKPIKYVYFFGGGKADGNESMKNLLGGKGANLAEMAGHPNLRLPVPPGFTVTTEVCTYYYGNKKTYPKVLEQQVQEALSKMEKLTDKKFGDIKNPLLVSVRSGARRSMPGMMETVLNVGLNEDTIKGIIEQNGDARFAYDAYRRLIMMYADVVMEKAGAVEPKGGKGIRKVLDEKLETVKHTKGYKFDTDLTVDELKKLVKDFKATVVKVLGKPFPEDPYEQLWGSVGAVFSSWMGKRAIEYRRIEKIPDEWGTAVNVQAMVFGNMGESSATGVAFTRNPGNGEDKFYGEYLVNAQGEDVVAGIRTPAPVNEYSKNAQSEHFTTLEKLMPSIYKELDGYQKRLEKHYKDMQDIEFTIENGKLYMLQCRVGKRNGIAAVRMAMEMYKSKLIDARTAILRVSPNQLVELLLPMLDPKVEQIQPVIAKGLPAGPGGAKGRVVFTSEDAVEWASRGEKVILVREETSPEDVDGMHKAQAILTTKGGMTSHAALVARGWGKCCIVGCGDIEIHANTKVFHAKNDVIIKEGDWISLNGTKGLVYEGSMALVDIDIEKNQSYKELMKLVDKTKQIGVRANAETPEDASTAFKFGAEGIGLFRTEHMFYGEGSEEPLFLLRKMIVSKTEKERREALNALFVFVKKDIKDTLAVMNGHPVTIRLLDPPLHEFVPHDAEKLQELSKELGIRMSVLKRRVLALHENNPMLGHRGVRLGISYPEITEMQIRAIFEATVELIRKGKRAMPEIMIPVVCGKHELRHQREIVNEVYKQTCEKMKVKKIPYLYGSMIEIPRAALKANSLAMEADFFSFGTNDLTQMSFGFSRDDIGGFLPKYLDLKLLQSDPFQTIDQSGVGELIKIGVERGRITKPNLKIGICGEHGGDPESVVFCHKIGMNYVSCSPFRVPIARLAAAHAALEFPRK
- a CDS encoding nuclear transport factor 2 family protein, translating into MKRFLVGMLSFLLLAGCNNPKPEEAAETTPATTETKAQPAEFADAKFTEIGKSGLASLSSGDIDAWSSNWADNIVWQWNNGDSVVGKAAVVNYWKDRRTNAIDSISFMDQIWLPVKVNQPQANEEAGIWLLGWYGVNAKYKTGKRMIQYIHTVQHFDANDKIDRVVQYLDRAPINAAMAK
- a CDS encoding amidohydrolase family protein — translated: MHKVFLIGTLLFTTASTAQQKIDFETYNPPSTLVVPQHPITKSKFPFIDVHNHQFQMTTMDLNKLTVEMDKLNMRVMVNLSGGSGDNITKAVENAKTNKPGRFIVFANVDFKGVGEPGWGEKAAKQLEEDVKNGANGLKIYKSLGFSVKDINGNRVTVDDARLDAVWKKAGELKIPVIIHTADPKSFWDPLDNTNERWLELIINPNRKRGADNPVPFETLISEQHNLFKKHKNTTFIAAHFGWYPNDLQKLSGILDAMPNVVVEFGAVIAEIGRQPKMAKAFFTKYQDRILFGKDSWVPSEYATYFRVLETEDEYFPYHKKYHAFWPMYGMGLPDAILKKVYYKNALRIIPNIDKSGWPE